DNA sequence from the Schlegelella aquatica genome:
AGGCTTGCGCGAGCAGCGCGTCGAGCTCGCCGCGCACGGCGCGCTTGAGCGCGTCGGAGGCGGCGCTCGGAAACTGCCGTGTGTCGAACGACGCGCGCAGCCGCACCACCCAGTCGCCCGCGGGCACCGGGGAAGGCAGTCGGTCGAAGGCGGCGAACACCTGACGCTTGAGCAAGGACCGGGTCACCGAGCGACGCGCCCAGCGCTTGGGCAGGACCACACCCACGCGGGCCGGCCCGAGGCCCGGCGCTTCACCGCGCGGCGAGGTACGACCGCGATCCACAACTGGGGCCGTGGACGTGGCTGGGGCTGTTGACAACTCGGCCTTTTCCTGACTTGACGAACCCGCCGAAGGCGCGCAACCCGCCGCAGCGGGCGGCAGATGGTGCACGACGAAGTGGGCGCTGCGGGCCACGACGGCCGCGGCCCCTGCGCCGAGCACCCGTTCGAAGTCGGCCCTGTGCTGGAGCCGCTGCACACCCCGACCCGGCCTAGC
Encoded proteins:
- a CDS encoding ribonuclease P protein component, yielding MQRLQHRADFERVLGAGAAAVVARSAHFVVHHLPPAAAGCAPSAGSSSQEKAELSTAPATSTAPVVDRGRTSPRGEAPGLGPARVGVVLPKRWARRSVTRSLLKRQVFAAFDRLPSPVPAGDWVVRLRASFDTRQFPSAASDALKRAVRGELDALLAQALARLARSGPGRPPVR